DNA from Actinoplanes sp. SE50/110:
TCGTATCGTCGCATCGGGCGCGAACAGAATGATGTGGTGTTTCGGCTGGAACGAGGAGCGACGGGTTTCCGCTCCACCAAGGTGCCGGACCGTCCGGGAGCCGGATTGCTTCGTGGCGACCGGCAAGTGTGGGCGAAACGGTGTTCAACTTCTGGGACTGACGTTCGAAAAGCCGACGTAGCCACGATCCGCGTTGCACGTACCGGCCTGAACCGCAGCGGCTCTGCATCTCAGCCGGGAGGTCGAACGAATCGAGAAGCTGTCTTCGAACCCCGCTTCAGCCGCTCACGGGCGGCCGGCCGGAGGGCAGCGGAGGCGGGTGGACCAGGCGTGCGAGCCTGGATCCTGACAGCCGGTTCGACCGTCGGGATCTCGGGAGCGAAGCCATGGCAACACAGCGGGGACACGGCCAGCCGGCGAGGCGCATCGCGCCGCTCGTCAGCGCCGGAGTGGTCGGAATGGTGGTGCTGGTGGTGGCTCTCACGGCCGCCTTCGGCGGATTCGACAAGACCACCGGGGGCGAGGTCGGGGTCGTCCGCAACGGCGGCTGGTTCGACAACAACCGGGTACGTCAGGTCATCCAGCCCGCTTCGGGTCTGACCTGGACCGGGTTGTACTCGACCACCCACAAGTACCCGGCTCAGCAGCGCTTCTACACGATCACCTCGGACGCCCGGCGCGGCGACCGCACCGGGGTCGACGTGGTGAACACCCCGTCCGGCGACGGCGTGGACATGGGCATCGAGGGCACCGTCTATTTCACCCTGAACCTGGACCCGACGACGATGACCACCTTCGACAACAAGTTCGGCACCCGGCAGTTCCGCGGCACCGACGGCACCCTGCGGTACGCGTACGACGGTGACGAGGGCTGGAGCAGCTTCCTCGACGCCATCGTGCGGCCGGTGATCGACAACGACCTGCGGATCCAGATCAGCGGCTTCCGATGCGCCGAACTGGTCTCCAGTTGCGCGCTGGTGCAGAACGGCGCTCAGGGCACCGCGAACGTCGGGACGCCGCCGGCGGCCGCCACGGGGCAGAACAACAACTCGAACATCGCCAAGGTGCAGGACGCGGTCAACAGCAGCCTGGCGAAGGATCTGGCGGACATGCTGGGCGGCGCCTTCTTCGAGGACATCAAGTTCAACCTGGCCCGGGTGACCCTGCCGGCCGCCGTGCAGGACGCGGTCAACAAGGCGCAGGCCGCGTACGCCGCGGTGAGCGAGGCTCAGGCGAGGGTCGCTCAGGCGAAGGCCGACGCCGACGCCAACAAGACCCGCCAACTCGGCTACAACGCGTGTTCGGCGTGCGCCCAGATCGACATCATCAAGGCGCTGCCGCCGGGCGTCACGACCTATGCGCCCGGCGCGGGCGCCGCGGTACCGCTGAAGTAGCCGGCCGCCGTGCGAGGCTTCGCGCTGCTACTGGCTCTGGCCGTCGCCGTGCTGGTGGCCGGTCTCACGTTCGCACTGGTGGCCGCGATCGGGCGCGCGGCCCGTCGCCGGGCGGTCCGCGCCGCCCGGTGGCGGCCGCGCCACTTCGGCCGGGACGGCACCACGGTGGTCACCGTCAGCCTGGTGGCTCTCGACGGGCGGATACTCGACGAGTACGTCGTGGAGCGCATCGCGGCCGCGGAACCCGACTGGACCGACCGGTTCCTCCGCGCTCACCAGGTGGCGGAGGAACGCGCGTTCCACCTCAACAGCGCCGATACCGGCCGGCGGTAGCCGGCACCCACCGTCCGGCCGCGCCGGCGGCGGGTCACTCAGTGCGGGGAGGTGTTGAACCCGCTGGTCATGGCGAGCCCGGCCGAGCAGTCCAGCTCCCCCGGCGCCAGCTGCGTGGGCGACGGTCGCCAGAGGGTGACGTCGCCCCGGGCGACCACCCGGGCGACGACGCAGTCGTACCGGCCGGCGCGCAGCGCCACCCCCACGACGCCGTCGTGGGCGGCGAAGTCCTGCCGGATGCCCGGGTCCAGTTTCAGGCCGGCGACCGCGGCCCGGACGGCGGGCTCGTCCGGGCCGACCGGGTTCAGCGCCGCCTGCAGGCGCGGGTCGACGCCGTCCAGGGTCGGGTCCCGCGGCACTGCCAGCGGCGGTCCGGTCGGGCAGTCGATGTCGTCGTCCCGGCTGTCGTCCTTCGGGCCCATCGTCAGGCGGAAGCAGATCGGCACGTCGCGCTGCTGGAGGATGACCTGGTCGAAGCCGCGGGCCACGCCGTGGCCGGTGACCCGCAGGGTCAGGGTGACACCGGTCTGCCAGTGGGTCTGCCCGGTGACCGACAGGACCTGCACGCCGGGGTGCCGGCCGGCCGAGTGCAGGTAGTCGGCGGCCTGGTAGAGGTGGTCGCGGTCGAACCCGGCGAGCACGTCGTCGACCTTCTTCGCCGCGTCGGGCACCGCCGTGTGGTGGATCTGCCAGTCCGGCTGACGCTGGACGTGCTGCCGGTATCGCCAGGTGCCGGCCGCCGCGCCACCCAGGACCACCAACACCGCACCGACGACGATCCACTTCGATCTTTCCCGCATCGCCGGATTATGTCGCAGCCGTCGGAGGCGCGTCGGATTCGGCATGATCGGTCGGTTCCGCGGGAGACTTCCGGTCACCCCGCGGCGTCGTGGCTGTTGACCTTGCCCCTGGGGCAAGGCCCACCGTGGTCCGTGCCGGCCACCGGGCCGGCACGAGGAGGATGACACCGTGGAGCTGCTGACGATCGGCGCGTTCGCCCGGGCGGCGCGGCTGACACCCAAGGCCCTGCGGCTGTACGACGAGGTCGGCCTGCTGCCACCCAGGGCGGTCGATCCCGAATCCGGCTACCGGTTCTACCACCCGGACCAGCTGGACCGGGCCCGGCTGATCGCCCGGCTGCGCCGCATCGGGATGCCCCTGGCCGGCATCCGGACGGTGTCCGACCTGGAACCCGGGGCGGCGGCCGACGCGGTCACCGCCTACTGGCGACAGGTCACCGCGGACACCGCGGCCCGCGCGCACCACGTCGCCCGCCTCGTCCAGCACCTGTCCCAGGAGGGCGTCACCATGCCGAACACCCATTCCACGCCGGCCATCCGCTACGCCGTACGCTGCGACCAGGGCCACGTCCGGGACACCAACGAGGACGTCGCCCACGCCGACGACCGGCTGCTCGCCGTCGCCGACGGCACCCGCGGCTCCGGCGCCGCCGCCAGTGCCGCCGCCGTCGACGCGCTGAAGAGCCTCGACCCGGCCGGCCGGCCCGCCGCCGAACTGCTCGCGCTGCTGGCCGCAACCGTGGACGGCGTCGACCGCGCGATCCGCGCCACCGGCACCGCCGACGACCGGCCCGCCACCACCCTGACCGCGTTGCTGTTCGCCGGCCCCCGACTCGCCCTCGTGCACATCGGTGACACCAGGGCCTACCTGCTGCGCGGCGGTGAACTCACGCAGCTCACCCAGGACCACACCTGGGTGCAGAGCCAGGTCGCGGCCGGCAGACTCAGCCCCGCCCAGGCCGCCACCCACCCGCAACGCGCGCTGCTCACCCGGGCGCTCGGCGGCGGCCCCCAGCCGGTCGAAGCCGACCTCGCCCTGCGCACCGTCCAGGCCGGCGACCGCTAC
Protein-coding regions in this window:
- a CDS encoding SPFH domain-containing protein, with the translated sequence MVALTAAFGGFDKTTGGEVGVVRNGGWFDNNRVRQVIQPASGLTWTGLYSTTHKYPAQQRFYTITSDARRGDRTGVDVVNTPSGDGVDMGIEGTVYFTLNLDPTTMTTFDNKFGTRQFRGTDGTLRYAYDGDEGWSSFLDAIVRPVIDNDLRIQISGFRCAELVSSCALVQNGAQGTANVGTPPAAATGQNNNSNIAKVQDAVNSSLAKDLADMLGGAFFEDIKFNLARVTLPAAVQDAVNKAQAAYAAVSEAQARVAQAKADADANKTRQLGYNACSACAQIDIIKALPPGVTTYAPGAGAAVPLK
- a CDS encoding MerR family transcriptional regulator, with the translated sequence MELLTIGAFARAARLTPKALRLYDEVGLLPPRAVDPESGYRFYHPDQLDRARLIARLRRIGMPLAGIRTVSDLEPGAAADAVTAYWRQVTADTAARAHHVARLVQHLSQEGVTMPNTHSTPAIRYAVRCDQGHVRDTNEDVAHADDRLLAVADGTRGSGAAASAAAVDALKSLDPAGRPAAELLALLAATVDGVDRAIRATGTADDRPATTLTALLFAGPRLALVHIGDTRAYLLRGGELTQLTQDHTWVQSQVAAGRLSPAQAATHPQRALLTRALGGGPQPVEADLALRTVQAGDRYLLCSDGLSAVIGHDDLHTTLTETATPEPAVDRLIDLAHAAGAPDNIACLIADVITT